GCACCAGACCCGCGACCCACTCACGTCGCACGGGACTCCGCCGCCCGATCGCCCTCGTGCCAGGCCTCGTCGGTGCTGCCTTGCTCCGCGAGGTCGGTGACTCGTGTCGCGTCCTCCTCGCGCACCACGTACGAATGCACGCCGGGAGAACTGAACCACGTCCGCGCGACGAGTTCGGTGACCACTCCGGTCGTCACCAGCTGCACCGATGCGATCAGACAGACCACTCCCACCAGCAACAACGGCCGGCCTCCGATGTCCTCACCGCCGATGAACTTCACCCCGGCCAGGTAGGCGAGGATCAGTGCCCCCACGCCGCCGACGGTCAGGCCGATCGCCCCGAAGAAATGCCCCGGCATGGAGCGGTAGTGCAGGAAGAAGTGCACGACCAACAGATCGAGCAGCACGCGCGACACCCGCGAGATTCCATACTTCGACCGGCCGGCCTCGCGCGCGTGGTGTTGGACCTCGAGTTCGGCGATGCGCCGCGGCGAGGTGGCCATGGCGGCCCAGGCGGGAATGAATCGATGCATCTCTCCGTACAGACGCATCTGACGCACGAGCGACGCGCGGTAGGCCTTCAGGCTGCAACCGTAGTCGTGGACGTCGACGCCGGTCACCCGGCGGATCAGTTTGTTGGCCAGACGCGACGGGACGCGGCGCAGCCAGAAGCCGTCCTGCCGCTGGCGCCTCCAGCCGACGACCAGGTCGAGATCCTCGTCGATGAGCTTGGCCACCAGCCGCGGGATGTCCTCGGGATCGTTCTGCAGGTCACCGTCGAGGGTCACGACCACCTGCCCACGCGCTCGATCCAGGCCGGCCTGCATGGCAGCGGTCTGTCCGAAGTTGCGCTGCAACGACACGACCTTCACGTGGCCGCCGTAGCGTCGCTGGACGCCGCGTGCTTCTTCGAGGGTGTGATCGTTGCTGCCGTCGTCGACCAGGACCAGTTCCCAGCGGAAAGGTGCCCGCGCCAGGGCCTGGTGCGTGTGCTCGGCCAGACGAACGACGTTGTCCTGTTCGTCGTACAGCGGCACGACGACACTGACGTCGGGGCGGGAGGTCGGCTGCGTCGTGCGGTCCACGTTCGTTCCGGGCTGGTGCGTGCGAGGTCGCCGGCAGCTTAGCGCATGGACCGGGCGGTCGCTACGGGCGGCTCTCGGCGGTCGCCACGCGCCCCGGGAGCATCAGCGCCAGGGCAGCAGCGACCACCGACACCGCGAGCAGGAAGAGATGGAGGTTCACCGCGGCTTGCACGGCCTGGCCCCAGGGAACACCCAGCGGCCGCAGCACCGCCAGCACCCCGGCCTCGTAGGTGCCCGCGCCGGCGAATCCGTGCACCGGGAGCACGCTGGTCGCCTCGCCGGCAACGGCGGCCAGGGTGGCGGTCGGGACGGCCACGTCGCCGAGCCGGACGAGGAGCCAGGTGTAGGCGGCCAACTTGCTCCCCCAGTGCACCAGACTCCACACCTGGGTCCCCAAGACCGCCCGCCCGTCCCCGGGCAGTCCCTCCCGCAGGGTCGACAAGGTTCGCGCCGCGAAGTGCGGTGTCGCCCACGGCCGCCGGAGCAGCGACCGCGCTCCCCAGGGGCCGAGCACGACGAGGACGGCGCCGATCACCGACAGGGCCCATCCCACATGGGCCACGCCCAGGGTCACCATCACCACCAGACCCAGCGACAGCACGTCGAGCAGGCGCAGCCACAGGAGCGACGCCACCGTCGGTCCGATGCGCAGGCCGAAGGTCTGCTTCAGGAGAAGCGGGAACCCGACCTCGCCCGTCCGCATGGGCAGGATGTTGTTCGCGGCGTTGTGGATCGAGACGATCCGCAGACAGTGCCAGGGGTGCTCGCGCACCGGCGATCCGAAATGCGCCGCCAGCCGCTGGGCCCGCGCGAAGTACCCGATCGCGGTCAGGCCCACGACGACGAGCGCGTCGACGGGCGTCACGCGACTCCACGCGGTCAGCACCTCGACCCAGCCGACCTTCCACTGGACCCCGGCGACCAGACCCACGAGGAGGACCAGGGCCGCCACCCACCGCCAGTGCATCGAAGCGCGCCGCACGAAACTCTCCTGCGAGAGGAACGGGTCTCCGGCCGGAGACGCCGGAGCGGACGGGAAGTGCGGCGAGAATGGGGCAGAGCGCTCAGGCGGTCCAGACCGAGAGCCGCTTCAGCGAGCCGTCGGAATCGTGGGCTTCGTGCTCGGCGGCCAGAAGCGCGGCTCCGACGATCCCGGCCAGATTGCGCATCGCGGCCGGCACGATCGGCGCTTCGGTCTCGAGCAGGGGCATGAACCGCTCGGCCTTCTTGCTGATGCCGCCACCGAAGACGATGAGATCGGGCGAGACCAGCGACTCGTAGGTCGCGAGCACCCGGTTCATGCGCTTGGCCCACTTCGGCCAGCTCAGCTGCTTGCGTTGCCGCACGGCGCCCGAAGCGATCGCTTCGGCTTCGTAACCCCGGATCTCGAGGTGACCGAATTCGGTGTTGGGAACGAGGCGCCCGTCCACGAACAACGCGCTGCCGATCCCGGTGCCCACGGTGAGGACCAGGGCCACGCCGGTGTGGCCGCGACCGGCGCCGAACTGCATCTCGGCCAGGCCGGCCGCGTCGGCATCGTTGGCCACCACGAAATTGCACGTGGCGTGGTCCTCGAAGAGTTGCACCACGTCGACGCCGATCCAGCTCTC
This portion of the Candidatus Krumholzibacteriia bacterium genome encodes:
- a CDS encoding glycosyltransferase family 2 protein, which gives rise to MDRTTQPTSRPDVSVVVPLYDEQDNVVRLAEHTHQALARAPFRWELVLVDDGSNDHTLEEARGVQRRYGGHVKVVSLQRNFGQTAAMQAGLDRARGQVVVTLDGDLQNDPEDIPRLVAKLIDEDLDLVVGWRRQRQDGFWLRRVPSRLANKLIRRVTGVDVHDYGCSLKAYRASLVRQMRLYGEMHRFIPAWAAMATSPRRIAELEVQHHAREAGRSKYGISRVSRVLLDLLVVHFFLHYRSMPGHFFGAIGLTVGGVGALILAYLAGVKFIGGEDIGGRPLLLVGVVCLIASVQLVTTGVVTELVARTWFSSPGVHSYVVREEDATRVTDLAEQGSTDEAWHEGDRAAESRAT
- a CDS encoding lysylphosphatidylglycerol synthase transmembrane domain-containing protein, translating into MRRASMHWRWVAALVLLVGLVAGVQWKVGWVEVLTAWSRVTPVDALVVVGLTAIGYFARAQRLAAHFGSPVREHPWHCLRIVSIHNAANNILPMRTGEVGFPLLLKQTFGLRIGPTVASLLWLRLLDVLSLGLVVMVTLGVAHVGWALSVIGAVLVVLGPWGARSLLRRPWATPHFAARTLSTLREGLPGDGRAVLGTQVWSLVHWGSKLAAYTWLLVRLGDVAVPTATLAAVAGEATSVLPVHGFAGAGTYEAGVLAVLRPLGVPWGQAVQAAVNLHLFLLAVSVVAAALALMLPGRVATAESRP
- a CDS encoding ROK family protein, whose amino-acid sequence is MEILGIDVGGRGIKGAVVETTTGELVEPRMRLRTPQPATPEAVAAMIGELVAHFEWSGTVGVGFPAVVRDHVVRTAANIDESWIGVDVVQLFEDHATCNFVVANDADAAGLAEMQFGAGRGHTGVALVLTVGTGIGSALFVDGRLVPNTEFGHLEIRGYEAEAIASGAVRQRKQLSWPKWAKRMNRVLATYESLVSPDLIVFGGGISKKAERFMPLLETEAPIVPAAMRNLAGIVGAALLAAEHEAHDSDGSLKRLSVWTA